A genomic region of Desulfosarcina ovata subsp. ovata contains the following coding sequences:
- a CDS encoding helix-turn-helix domain-containing protein, with protein MKKFDFSIIKTLRMKWGLTAEELAARATVTRATVAKIESGNGNPTIETLGALSRVFQLPTSELIRMAEVAHCERGETAPFAGEGLDGAHIRFSNFEIYRLEAGAGIHKVSEPGYHENTAEVCLVTAGTIRITVQGESHELGPDMAVRFKALHEHQIDILEDAEFLLIHHTLP; from the coding sequence ATGAAAAAATTTGACTTCTCAATTATAAAAACACTCCGCATGAAGTGGGGGCTGACGGCCGAGGAACTGGCCGCAAGGGCGACGGTCACCCGGGCAACGGTGGCCAAAATTGAATCGGGCAACGGCAACCCTACCATCGAGACGCTCGGGGCGTTGAGCCGCGTTTTTCAACTGCCGACCAGCGAATTGATCCGCATGGCCGAGGTGGCCCATTGTGAGCGCGGTGAAACCGCGCCATTTGCGGGCGAGGGTCTCGACGGCGCGCATATCCGGTTTTCCAATTTCGAGATTTATCGTCTCGAGGCGGGGGCCGGAATTCATAAGGTATCGGAACCCGGCTACCACGAGAATACCGCCGAGGTGTGCCTGGTGACCGCCGGAACGATCCGGATCACCGTGCAGGGGGAATCCCACGAATTGGGTCCCGACATGGCGGTCCGTTTCAAGGCGTTGCACGAGCACCAGATCGACATTTTGGAAGATGCCGAGTTTTTGTTGATTCATCACACGCTGCCCTGA
- a CDS encoding TonB-dependent receptor, whose amino-acid sequence MRCTTWIGLIALGVAVTICPAFAGESGETDSTTELEQITVSAERTETLSKDVVTAETIQAPGVSGSVLDALGNEAGIQMRRSSLSGGDGSKLRLRGFDETRLRITKDGVPLNRDGSYGNGPIDWSILSPENVEQIEIYRGAGPAKFGNTLGGVVNIVTRKPTEDPETVARTAYGSHDTWDSSVAHSWKVGKVGWAFSAGHFESDGYLRNNTMDRDNFSAILTFDLPAGWQIGGGMDYSDKENGNPVYNQPDSPYYDSGEPDADEKELGGPGIGSRLLDGALAWGDGTLTEDENRSLTAFIEKTMDAGRLRLDYRLWNQDRTETYYAADTGKKIYERETEAEDDNWSLQAAFEYKLRDHHIEAGGETRSYGWGGQEINYIDPSYFSGAIYSPYFTFVREGFEGQPDLMAYHALYLQDTWALMPVLTLEFGLRQEWFRADGVDPDAFGFQWQAEPTDLSEDHLDPRLAVTYHPWEDASVTARFGITHRYPTSPEYFWWYLNNGTGYFNTDFNSEEARQYELAYSQTIGNTASFTVRGYYYDIDDYISSTTIAGVGSVYYNIGEVEIKGLETGISVNLPYGLRAWANFTWQKGDKSDDPYDIDNELSNQLPDLPETLFNAGIDYIYEKLRLRCWLNYVSDRDHLSDDGLETLGAYTLVNATAAYRLLSTQKLTLDLELGAENIFDEDYEEEEGYPMPGAMVIAGVRIEF is encoded by the coding sequence ATGAGGTGCACGACATGGATTGGATTGATTGCGTTGGGCGTTGCCGTGACGATCTGTCCGGCGTTTGCCGGGGAGTCCGGAGAGACGGATTCGACGACTGAACTGGAACAGATTACCGTATCGGCCGAGCGGACGGAAACGCTGAGCAAGGATGTGGTCACGGCCGAGACGATCCAGGCGCCGGGTGTGTCGGGTTCGGTTCTGGATGCGCTGGGCAACGAAGCCGGCATTCAGATGAGAAGAAGTTCCCTTTCCGGCGGCGATGGCAGTAAACTGCGCCTGCGGGGATTTGACGAAACCCGCTTGCGCATTACCAAGGACGGTGTGCCGCTCAACCGGGACGGATCCTATGGCAACGGTCCCATCGACTGGAGCATTCTCTCGCCGGAGAATGTCGAACAGATCGAGATCTATCGGGGGGCCGGCCCGGCCAAATTCGGCAATACGCTGGGCGGCGTCGTCAATATCGTGACCAGGAAACCCACCGAGGATCCGGAAACCGTGGCCAGGACGGCCTATGGCAGCCATGATACCTGGGACAGCAGTGTGGCCCATTCGTGGAAGGTGGGAAAAGTCGGCTGGGCCTTTTCGGCCGGGCACTTCGAAAGCGACGGCTATCTGCGCAACAACACCATGGACCGGGACAATTTCTCGGCCATACTGACGTTCGACCTGCCCGCCGGCTGGCAGATCGGCGGCGGGATGGATTATTCCGACAAAGAGAACGGCAATCCGGTATACAACCAGCCGGACAGCCCCTATTACGACAGCGGTGAACCGGATGCCGACGAAAAAGAGCTTGGCGGGCCGGGCATCGGCAGCCGACTGCTGGACGGCGCCTTGGCCTGGGGGGACGGAACGCTGACCGAGGACGAAAACCGCAGCCTGACCGCCTTCATCGAGAAAACCATGGACGCCGGACGGTTGCGGCTGGACTACCGTCTCTGGAACCAGGATCGCACGGAGACCTATTACGCGGCAGACACCGGGAAGAAGATCTACGAACGCGAGACCGAAGCCGAGGATGACAACTGGTCCCTGCAGGCGGCATTCGAATACAAGCTCCGCGATCACCACATCGAAGCCGGCGGCGAGACCCGGAGCTACGGTTGGGGCGGTCAGGAGATCAATTATATCGATCCATCCTATTTCAGCGGAGCGATCTATTCCCCTTATTTTACATTTGTCAGAGAGGGCTTCGAGGGGCAGCCGGATCTGATGGCCTACCATGCCCTCTACCTTCAGGACACCTGGGCCCTGATGCCGGTACTCACCCTCGAGTTTGGGCTCCGGCAGGAGTGGTTCCGGGCCGACGGTGTCGATCCGGACGCGTTCGGATTCCAATGGCAGGCGGAGCCCACCGACCTGAGCGAAGACCACCTGGACCCCCGCTTGGCCGTCACCTACCACCCCTGGGAAGATGCTTCCGTCACCGCCCGTTTCGGGATTACCCACCGCTATCCCACCTCCCCGGAGTACTTCTGGTGGTACCTGAACAACGGCACGGGATACTTCAATACGGATTTCAATTCGGAAGAGGCGCGTCAGTATGAGCTCGCCTACTCCCAGACCATCGGGAATACGGCGTCGTTTACCGTGCGCGGATACTACTACGATATCGACGATTACATCTCATCAACCACCATAGCGGGTGTCGGCTCGGTCTATTACAACATCGGTGAGGTGGAAATCAAAGGCCTGGAAACCGGAATTTCCGTCAACCTGCCATACGGGCTGCGCGCCTGGGCCAATTTTACCTGGCAGAAAGGCGACAAGTCCGACGACCCCTATGACATCGACAACGAGTTGAGCAACCAGCTCCCCGATTTGCCGGAGACCCTGTTCAACGCCGGCATCGACTACATCTACGAAAAACTGCGCCTGCGCTGTTGGCTCAACTATGTGAGCGACCGGGATCATCTCAGCGACGATGGCCTGGAAACCCTGGGCGCCTATACCCTGGTGAATGCCACGGCCGCCTACCGGTTGCTTTCAACGCAAAAGCTTACGCTGGATCTCGAACTCGGCGCGGAGAATATTTTCGATGAGGATTACGAAGAGGAGGAGGGGTATCCCATGCCCGGTGCCATGGTGATCGCCGGGGTTCGGATTGAATTCTGA
- a CDS encoding flavin reductase family protein → MILKPMMREGIIPLPVAFISTISKDGVRNIAPYACVMPVLRPLDLICIASAFKRDTLVNIRETGQFVINMVGADFSDKVIPTARFSPPEADEFELAKLNEKSSETVRPPGIAGGYAWMECELFKLYEETQYVLVMGRVLRLEVDDAVLNAQGEFDVTKARPLMMAGTRKGMDFCTVAGIDHFEPFSAMFADGRDPLENKYQE, encoded by the coding sequence ATGATTCTAAAACCAATGATGCGCGAAGGGATCATCCCGCTTCCGGTGGCGTTTATCTCCACGATCAGCAAGGACGGGGTGCGCAATATTGCCCCGTACGCCTGTGTCATGCCCGTCCTGAGGCCCCTGGACCTGATTTGTATTGCTTCGGCATTCAAACGTGACACCCTGGTCAATATCCGCGAGACCGGCCAGTTTGTGATTAACATGGTGGGGGCCGATTTCTCGGACAAGGTGATCCCCACAGCCCGGTTTTCCCCGCCGGAGGCGGACGAGTTCGAACTGGCCAAATTGAACGAGAAGTCCTCGGAAACGGTTCGGCCGCCCGGCATTGCCGGCGGCTACGCCTGGATGGAATGTGAACTGTTCAAACTCTACGAGGAAACCCAGTATGTGCTGGTCATGGGCCGGGTGCTGCGGCTGGAAGTGGATGACGCGGTGTTGAATGCACAAGGGGAGTTCGATGTCACCAAAGCCCGCCCACTGATGATGGCCGGTACCCGCAAAGGGATGGATTTTTGTACCGTTGCGGGTATCGACCATTTCGAACCGTTCAGTGCCATGTTTGCCGACGGCCGGGACCCGCTGGAAAATAAATACCAGGAGTAG
- a CDS encoding FlgO family outer membrane protein, with product MRRKIAGQTNGGGLLMWSIRERQYCIQTFLYIFPMLTGLLIGFSGCATFDGKADNTINLKTVPYSEILEASYAAADVITSDLKKRIGDRDGTIISASLVNINDLEESCPLGRLISEQVSSRVARHGYHVLEMKLRQRSVYIKKGQGEFLLSREIKELSKTHNSAFVIVGTYAVAEGSVYVSIRVVDAVENTIVTGCEYQLERNYQTNSLLTEYLRGCLKKSV from the coding sequence ATGAGACGAAAGATAGCCGGGCAAACCAATGGGGGAGGACTTTTGATGTGGTCGATTAGGGAACGACAGTATTGTATACAAACCTTTCTCTATATTTTTCCAATGCTTACTGGCCTCCTGATTGGTTTCTCTGGATGTGCTACGTTTGATGGAAAGGCTGACAATACGATAAACCTAAAAACTGTGCCTTATAGCGAAATTCTGGAAGCCAGTTATGCGGCGGCGGATGTTATCACCTCGGACCTGAAAAAACGAATAGGTGATAGAGACGGCACTATTATATCAGCAAGCCTTGTCAACATAAACGATTTGGAAGAATCATGTCCTCTGGGGCGCCTCATCTCTGAACAGGTTTCCTCACGCGTTGCTCGCCATGGGTATCATGTGCTAGAAATGAAATTGCGACAGCGCTCTGTATACATCAAGAAGGGTCAGGGTGAGTTTCTTTTATCACGCGAAATTAAAGAACTTAGCAAGACACATAACAGTGCATTTGTCATTGTTGGTACCTATGCGGTTGCGGAAGGTAGCGTTTACGTTTCCATCCGTGTTGTCGATGCGGTCGAAAATACGATCGTTACAGGATGTGAATATCAATTGGAAAGAAATTATCAGACAAATTCATTACTGACTGAGTATCTCAGAGGCTGCTTAAAAAAATCCGTCTAA